The genomic DNA GGAGCGGGAGGAAAAACTCGCGGGGCGCGAGAGCCGGCTTTCCGCCCAACAGGCGCAGATCGCTGCCCGCGAGGCCGAGATCGGGATGAACGAAGCGGCGCTCGTGCGGGAGCGCTGGGCCGGCGAGATGACCCGCCGCCGCGAGGCGGAGGCGCTGATGAAGGAGATTCGCCGCGAGGCGGACCTTCTGCTCCGCGATATGCGGTCGGCGCACGATCCGCAGGGCGCGCGCGAGGTGGCGCGCGATCGGATTCGCGATCTGACGGAAAGGCTCGATGCGGTCATACCGGCGCCGCCCGAGGATCGGGAAAGCGATGCGGCGCGCGATTTCCGCATTGGGGAGTGGGTCCGCCTCCGGAACCTGAACCGGCAGGGGCAGGTTGAGGCGGTTCACGGCGGCGGGATGCTGTCCGTGGCGATGGACGGGAAATCTCTCCGCGTGCCGGCGGCCGAGGTGCTCCCGAGCGCGAAGCCCGCGGTTTTGTTGGTGCCGAAAGCGGTTGTGAGCGGAGATGTGGCGGTACGGGGAGATGATTTTTCCCTTGAGCTTCATCTTCGCGGCCGCCGCGCTGAAGAGGCGCTTGAACTCCTCGACAAGTATCTGGACGATGCCGCGGTCCTGGGGGTGCACCGGGTGCGGGTCGTTCATGGAAAGGGCTCCGGCGTTTTGAAGAGCGCGATTGCGGATCATCTGGAGAAGCATTTGCTGGTGGCGAGTTTTGGCCCGGCCGCGGATACCGAGGGCGGCTGGGGCGTGACGAACGTGGAGCTTGCAGGCTGATGGCGCGTATTCCCGAGGAAGTGGTCGATCAGATACGCGAGGGAATTCCGATCGAGACGGTGGTGGGAGAATTCGTCCCGCTTCGCCGGGCGGGAAGCACGTTCAAGGGGCTGTGCCCCTTTCACGATGAGAAGACGCCCTCCTTCACGGTGAACCCGAGGATGGGAATCTTCAAATGCTTCGGCTGCGGCGCCGGGGGGAACGTTTTTCAGTTCCTGATGCGCCACGAGGGGATGGAGTTTCTCGAGGCGATCAAGCATCTGGCCCAGCGGCAGGGGATCGACCTCTCCCGGTATGAGGATGCCTCCGGGCAGGCGGCCCCCTCCGGCGCGCGCGAGAAGACACTGGCCATCAACCGGTTTGCCACGCGGTTTTACTGGGAGATGCTGAGAGGAAAAGAGGGCGAGCGTGCCCGGGCCTATCTCGCGGAGCGCGGGGTTTCCGATGCGGCGCGCGATACGTTCGGCCTCGGCTACGCCCCCGCCCGATGGGATGCCCTTTTGGCCGCGGGAAGGGAGAAGGGCTTCTCCCCCGAGGAGCTGGCTCTGGCCGGCCTGGCGGCCCGGCGCGAGGACGGTTCGGGTTATTACGACCGCTTCCGGGATCGGATCATCTTCCCGATCCAGACGGCGGAGAAGGAAGTGCTCGCCTTCGGGGGGCGCTCCCTTCCGGACAGCGACAGCCGCCACGCCACGGCGAAGTACATCAACTCGCCCGACTCGCCGGCCTTCCGCAAGGGGCGGGTGCTCTACGGCTTCCGCCAGGCCCGCGAGGCGATCCGCGAGGGGAAGCGGGCGCTGGTGACGGAAGGGTATTTCGATGTCATCTCGCTCTGGCAGGCGGGCTATCGGGCCACGGTCGCTCCTCTGGGGACGGCGCTGACGGCCGAGCACATCCGGATGCTCCGGGCGCATGCCGAGGAGATTGTGTTCGTTTTCGACCCCGACCGGGCGGGAGAGGCCGCCTCCGATCGTGCGGGGGGCATCGCCGGGAGAATGCTCGGGCTGAGCGGCGCCCCCGACAGTCTGGTGGCCGGCGATGTGCTCCGGAAGGATTTCATCGACCGCGACGGCCTGGGGGCGGTGCAGCTCCGGGTCGTGGATCTGCCCGAGGGGCAGGATGTGGACGATTTTCTGCGGAAGGCGGGCCCGGCGGCGTTCGGGGATTTGCTCGCGGGCGCGGAGGGTCTTCTGGACCATACCGTCCGGACAGCCTTGGGAAACGTGGGTTCCGGCTCGGGCCAGGCGGAGAAGATGGAGGCGCTGGAGCGCCTGGTTCCGGTCCTCTCGGCTTGTCACCGGAGTGTACGGGACCAATATTTTTCAGTGTTGGAGGTTCGCCTCGGGATTCCCTATCCCACGGTGGACGGCATGGTGCAGCGCCTGCTGGCGGAGGAGGCCAGACGCCCCGCCCCCCGCGGCGAGGTGGCCGATCTCCTCGGGGAGGTTCCCGAAATTCCTCGGCTGGAGCGTGACATCATGCGGACCTTGATCGCCCGGCCTGGGTTGGCGGCCCGGCCAGAGGTGAGCGCGGATATCTTCTCGGGGTCATTACTGAAGGGGATATTTGAAAAACTCCGTGCTGCGGCTGCAGAGGAGAAATCCCTCGATGCCGCCGCACTTTTAGATCGATTGAAGGATCCTAATGCCCGGGCACTTGTCATC from bacterium includes the following:
- a CDS encoding Smr/MutS family protein, whose amino-acid sequence is EREEKLAGRESRLSAQQAQIAAREAEIGMNEAALVRERWAGEMTRRREAEALMKEIRREADLLLRDMRSAHDPQGAREVARDRIRDLTERLDAVIPAPPEDRESDAARDFRIGEWVRLRNLNRQGQVEAVHGGGMLSVAMDGKSLRVPAAEVLPSAKPAVLLVPKAVVSGDVAVRGDDFSLELHLRGRRAEEALELLDKYLDDAAVLGVHRVRVVHGKGSGVLKSAIADHLEKHLLVASFGPAADTEGGWGVTNVELAG
- the dnaG gene encoding DNA primase — protein: MARIPEEVVDQIREGIPIETVVGEFVPLRRAGSTFKGLCPFHDEKTPSFTVNPRMGIFKCFGCGAGGNVFQFLMRHEGMEFLEAIKHLAQRQGIDLSRYEDASGQAAPSGAREKTLAINRFATRFYWEMLRGKEGERARAYLAERGVSDAARDTFGLGYAPARWDALLAAGREKGFSPEELALAGLAARREDGSGYYDRFRDRIIFPIQTAEKEVLAFGGRSLPDSDSRHATAKYINSPDSPAFRKGRVLYGFRQAREAIREGKRALVTEGYFDVISLWQAGYRATVAPLGTALTAEHIRMLRAHAEEIVFVFDPDRAGEAASDRAGGIAGRMLGLSGAPDSLVAGDVLRKDFIDRDGLGAVQLRVVDLPEGQDVDDFLRKAGPAAFGDLLAGAEGLLDHTVRTALGNVGSGSGQAEKMEALERLVPVLSACHRSVRDQYFSVLEVRLGIPYPTVDGMVQRLLAEEARRPAPRGEVADLLGEVPEIPRLERDIMRTLIARPGLAARPEVSADIFSGSLLKGIFEKLRAAAAEEKSLDAAALLDRLKDPNARALVIDLAAEAAEEESRDFYERMWEELFDDLLKKMEKKLLRQREESILKKEKEARQLGGEDSLDARRLWEEKYALLQERRKGMPLR